One window of Desulfovibrio subterraneus genomic DNA carries:
- a CDS encoding PAS domain S-box protein, with protein sequence MQQCDGSFSVSLVQAVFERLPVGIMVIDPTGTIVAINQALCGMVGLNREFAMGKGWVDIFEIDHKNLAFHQVLIDVIHGELPFLNRSVSFERKDGSFVDLGILSSFIKDEGKMLGIAIILQDMTVFNARHEDERGSLERIATLVNEREVALLNLAGAVAHQVRNPVTVIGGLINQLLREAEVQTSQDRLEIIREESIKLEGIVKELAGFVSIHVHQPEWVSPLSVFSEWLTAFQRDGTDFTCTIKSVADCSGGGVSDEAGGEPSGETLLWADVALLGLIFAELVANTRDFAPKELAPAAVLSLCKNSKTLRLVYEDNTNGIAEHILPYVFDPFFTTKSSGVGMGLCKVRRAMMVMGGTARLLPAAESGVCVQLEFPLGQGGSDAR encoded by the coding sequence ATGCAGCAATGCGACGGTTCCTTCTCTGTATCACTTGTTCAGGCAGTGTTTGAGCGCCTGCCGGTGGGCATCATGGTTATTGATCCCACGGGTACTATTGTAGCCATTAATCAGGCCCTTTGCGGAATGGTCGGCTTGAACCGCGAATTTGCCATGGGTAAGGGGTGGGTGGATATCTTTGAAATAGACCACAAGAACCTCGCGTTTCATCAGGTGCTCATAGACGTAATTCACGGCGAGCTTCCCTTTCTCAACCGGTCCGTATCCTTTGAACGCAAAGACGGCAGCTTTGTTGATCTGGGCATCCTTTCGTCCTTCATCAAGGACGAAGGGAAAATGCTCGGTATAGCTATCATCTTGCAGGACATGACAGTCTTCAATGCCCGTCATGAAGATGAGCGCGGTTCGTTGGAGCGTATTGCCACGTTGGTGAATGAGCGAGAGGTGGCACTGCTTAATCTGGCGGGCGCGGTGGCGCATCAGGTGCGCAATCCGGTGACCGTCATTGGCGGGCTGATCAATCAGCTATTGCGTGAAGCGGAGGTGCAGACCAGCCAGGACCGTCTGGAAATAATCCGCGAGGAATCCATCAAGCTGGAAGGCATTGTTAAGGAGCTGGCAGGCTTTGTGTCCATTCACGTGCACCAGCCGGAATGGGTGTCTCCCCTGAGCGTATTTTCCGAATGGCTCACTGCATTTCAGAGGGACGGAACGGATTTTACCTGCACTATCAAGTCTGTTGCAGATTGTTCAGGGGGCGGTGTTTCGGATGAGGCGGGGGGCGAACCCAGTGGCGAAACTTTGCTGTGGGCAGATGTTGCATTGCTCGGGCTGATATTTGCCGAGCTTGTGGCGAATACTCGTGATTTTGCACCCAAGGAGCTTGCCCCCGCTGCCGTTCTTTCGCTTTGCAAGAACAGTAAGACTCTCAGACTGGTCTATGAAGATAACACCAATGGAATAGCCGAACATATTTTGCCCTACGTGTTCGACCCTTTTTTCACCACCAAATCATCGGGAGTGGGAATGGGACTCTGCAAGGTCCGCCGCGCCATGATGGTGATGGGAGGAACTGCTCGTCTTCTGCCTGCAGCAGAGAGCGGCGTTTGTGTTCAGCTTGAGTTTCCTCTCGGTCAGGGGGGCAGCGATGCGCGATGA